In Blastopirellula sediminis, the following proteins share a genomic window:
- a CDS encoding DUF1559 domain-containing protein, with amino-acid sequence MSHLRGTRRGFTLVELLVVIAIIGVLIALLLPAVQQAREAARRMQCTNNMKQMGLAVHNFHDTYNGLPPSVSYQWGHTTWSFLLPYLEQGALYDQMDIRIWPEADDSSQGVTNNRAVFAQEGAKNITPYMCPSRPKRESGKSVAGMTFGAYDYTILAYSETRTGWDEFSFWINLDDQSQALRMARTTPGAWPLAISGWSPRDTFSRVTDGLSNTAIFSEKHVPVSKIGKCCSSANGETDGFFFFNGPWEDREVMAAGPVKNRPLARGPQHVVTDVVAPGNPTVGSWHSGVVNFLLTDGSVRGLPLTVDQTALHNLVRCNDGQVVTLP; translated from the coding sequence ATGTCACATTTACGCGGTACTCGTCGGGGTTTTACGCTTGTAGAACTTCTTGTCGTGATCGCCATCATCGGCGTCTTGATCGCCCTGCTCTTGCCGGCGGTGCAACAGGCGCGCGAAGCGGCTCGCCGAATGCAATGCACCAACAACATGAAGCAAATGGGGTTAGCGGTGCATAACTTTCACGACACTTACAACGGCTTGCCCCCGTCGGTCAGCTATCAATGGGGACACACTACCTGGTCGTTTTTGCTGCCGTATCTGGAACAAGGAGCGCTCTACGACCAAATGGACATTCGTATCTGGCCGGAAGCGGACGACTCGTCGCAAGGGGTGACCAACAACCGCGCCGTCTTCGCCCAGGAAGGCGCCAAGAACATTACCCCTTACATGTGTCCGTCGCGGCCGAAACGCGAATCGGGCAAGTCGGTCGCCGGGATGACGTTTGGCGCCTACGACTACACGATTCTGGCCTACAGCGAAACGCGAACCGGATGGGACGAATTCTCATTCTGGATCAACCTGGATGACCAAAGTCAGGCCCTGCGGATGGCCCGCACCACTCCGGGCGCTTGGCCGTTGGCGATCTCCGGTTGGTCGCCGCGCGATACGTTCAGCCGCGTCACCGACGGGCTCAGCAACACCGCGATCTTCTCCGAAAAACATGTCCCGGTGAGCAAGATCGGCAAGTGCTGCAGCTCGGCCAATGGCGAAACCGACGGCTTTTTCTTCTTCAACGGTCCGTGGGAAGACCGTGAAGTGATGGCGGCCGGTCCGGTCAAAAATCGTCCTTTGGCGAGAGGTCCGCAGCATGTCGTGACCGACGTCGTTGCACCCGGAAACCCGACAGTCGGCAGTTGGCACTCCGGCGTGGTGAACTTCCTGCTGACCGATGGTTCGGTTCGCGGACTTCCGCTGACCGTTGACCAGACGGCGCTCCACAACCTGGTTCGCTGCAACGATGGACAAGTGGTAACGCTCCCGTAG
- a CDS encoding NAD(+)/NADH kinase — translation MPNLNPPSPCKPDWLCDSRKPKVMLVGAGDREHVRDEAVRLQKFIPQYADLVHVDLDWKSDLSAIDADFAIVLGGDGSLLAAARSMGTRQVPVVGVNMGKLGFLAEFSQEELCAELANICSGKCAVIEHMMFRCRVFEGEDLIAEQIGLNEAAILGGPPFQIQSIDLYVDSELATTYNCDGLIVSTPVGSTAHNLSAGGPILRADLHAFVVSPISPHTLTVRPVVDTAERTYEIRVTGAEANLSVVVDGRVLLRLTPELRVVVDRAEQRFKRIATASHNYYRTLREKLGWGGRIDHGR, via the coding sequence ATGCCAAATCTCAACCCCCCGTCGCCGTGTAAGCCCGATTGGCTTTGCGACTCCCGGAAGCCGAAGGTCATGCTGGTCGGCGCGGGCGATCGTGAGCACGTGCGCGATGAGGCGGTTCGGCTCCAAAAGTTCATTCCGCAGTACGCCGACCTGGTCCATGTCGATCTCGACTGGAAGTCGGATCTCTCGGCGATCGACGCCGATTTCGCGATTGTCCTCGGTGGCGACGGCTCGCTGTTGGCCGCGGCTCGCAGCATGGGAACGCGGCAAGTTCCCGTCGTGGGCGTCAATATGGGCAAGCTAGGATTTCTGGCGGAGTTTTCCCAGGAAGAACTGTGTGCCGAGCTGGCGAACATCTGCAGCGGCAAATGTGCGGTCATCGAGCATATGATGTTCCGCTGCCGCGTTTTCGAGGGGGAAGATCTGATTGCCGAGCAGATCGGGCTGAACGAGGCGGCGATTCTCGGCGGTCCCCCATTTCAGATCCAGAGCATCGATCTTTACGTTGACTCAGAATTAGCTACCACCTATAACTGCGACGGTTTGATCGTCAGCACTCCGGTCGGATCGACGGCCCATAACCTTTCCGCTGGCGGGCCGATCTTGCGAGCCGACTTGCATGCCTTCGTCGTCTCGCCGATCAGTCCTCATACGCTCACCGTTCGCCCGGTGGTCGATACGGCGGAAAGAACTTACGAGATCCGCGTGACCGGCGCCGAAGCGAACCTGTCGGTCGTCGTCGACGGACGCGTCTTATTGCGTCTTACGCCGGAACTGCGAGTGGTGGTCGATCGAGCTGAACAGCGATTCAAACGAATCGCTACCGCAAGCCACAACTACTATCGAACCCTCCGCGAAAAACTGGGATGGGGAGGGAGAATCGATCACGGCCGTTAG
- a CDS encoding DUF6263 family protein — MTRNGFFGLVLTGALFASAAVAGETYELKYKLAEGEVLRSKVTHLVNVTTKIQGNQQTAQSRTVSTKNWKVEKIDDEGNITLVHSIEDLQLWNKVTDRPEQVYDSTSPEPPSPIFQRAAQSVGVPLSRFTISKNGFLVEREELQESAHAPFNQVTVVLPAEPVEIGAKWDSPTDVQIRTSKQQLKKVKTRQLFTLESVVNGVATIDMKTQILTPIENPEIKVELIQQLANGKVKFDIDAGRVIRQDLDMDETVIGFQGEASMMKFLGRMQEELLTEPLQSAAAPTPAKEEVRTAGVPTPAKRPEDATETE; from the coding sequence ATGACGCGAAATGGATTTTTCGGTCTGGTTCTGACTGGGGCGTTGTTCGCCTCGGCCGCCGTCGCCGGCGAAACGTACGAACTGAAGTACAAGCTCGCCGAAGGCGAAGTTCTCCGCAGCAAGGTAACCCACCTGGTCAATGTGACGACCAAGATCCAAGGGAACCAGCAGACCGCCCAATCGCGGACCGTTTCGACCAAGAACTGGAAAGTCGAAAAGATCGATGACGAAGGGAACATCACCCTGGTCCACTCGATCGAAGATCTGCAGTTGTGGAACAAGGTGACCGATCGTCCGGAACAAGTCTACGACAGCACTTCGCCGGAACCCCCTTCCCCGATCTTCCAGCGGGCCGCCCAATCGGTCGGCGTGCCGCTGTCGCGTTTTACGATCAGCAAGAACGGCTTTCTGGTCGAACGCGAAGAGCTGCAGGAAAGCGCTCACGCTCCGTTCAATCAGGTGACCGTCGTGTTGCCGGCCGAGCCGGTTGAAATTGGCGCCAAATGGGATTCGCCGACCGACGTCCAGATCCGCACCTCGAAGCAGCAGCTGAAGAAGGTGAAGACTCGCCAGCTGTTCACGCTGGAGTCGGTCGTCAACGGCGTCGCCACCATCGACATGAAGACGCAGATCCTGACCCCGATCGAAAACCCGGAAATCAAGGTCGAGCTGATTCAGCAGTTGGCCAACGGCAAGGTGAAGTTCGACATCGACGCCGGCCGTGTGATTCGCCAAGACCTGGACATGGACGAAACGGTGATCGGCTTCCAGGGAGAAGCGAGCATGATGAAGTTCCTCGGCCGCATGCAGGAAGAACTGCTGACCGAACCGCTGCAGTCCGCCGCCGCGCCGACCCCGGCCAAAGAGGAAGTTCGCACCGCCGGCGTTCCGACTCCGGCCAAACGCCCGGAAGATGCGACTGAGACCGAATAA
- a CDS encoding RDD family protein translates to MMNEPEIENPFASPTTIDAHRSVEESENILFRAGDLPSRWLRLGAYLVDTLVLLVVLMPCFVASAMIAAAWDIDGDSPTAILFIHTAVVAMILISYAGINLAPLRRNGQTWGKKLCGIKVVCCDGSRADLYRLLVLRYIPFLVFWQIPIIKLLCWVDILMVFSPSKRCLHDRMADTIVVKA, encoded by the coding sequence ATGATGAACGAACCTGAAATCGAAAATCCCTTTGCGTCGCCGACGACCATCGACGCTCACCGCTCCGTCGAGGAGTCGGAAAACATCCTGTTTCGAGCCGGCGACTTGCCTTCGCGTTGGCTCCGACTGGGCGCCTATCTGGTAGATACGCTGGTCCTATTGGTTGTGCTTATGCCGTGCTTCGTCGCGTCCGCCATGATCGCGGCGGCATGGGATATCGATGGCGACTCTCCAACAGCGATCCTCTTCATTCATACGGCAGTTGTGGCGATGATCCTCATTTCCTATGCAGGAATCAACCTGGCGCCATTGCGGCGTAACGGGCAAACCTGGGGCAAGAAACTTTGCGGTATCAAAGTTGTTTGCTGCGATGGAAGCCGCGCCGACCTGTATCGACTGTTGGTTTTGCGCTACATTCCATTCCTAGTCTTCTGGCAAATCCCAATCATCAAACTGCTCTGCTGGGTCGACATTCTCATGGTCTTCTCTCCGAGCAAACGGTGCCTCCATGATCGAATGGCCGATACGATCGTGGTGAAAGCGTAA
- a CDS encoding RDD family protein has protein sequence MTSDQEPINPFVSPQLDATFADADPLAVNINDLPSRTRRLLAALVDLQIVQIAAVFSTKKVLETLDYLSVRPAKASFSALNNTTELWIDRTITMAIFVSCSLFFYILFQGYTLTKSGETFGKSFFGLKIVRRDGKPASLARLVFVRYFPLLVYCSVFVYIELLVRHGFAIIALAFLFSCLLDPLFIFTKEKRCLHDYLADTIVVKA, from the coding sequence GTGACCAGCGACCAAGAGCCGATCAATCCGTTCGTTTCGCCGCAACTCGACGCGACTTTCGCTGACGCCGATCCGCTGGCGGTAAACATTAACGACTTGCCGTCACGGACGCGACGATTGCTTGCGGCGCTGGTCGACTTGCAGATCGTCCAAATCGCCGCCGTCTTTTCCACAAAAAAAGTGCTTGAGACTCTCGATTACCTAAGCGTAAGGCCAGCAAAAGCGAGCTTCAGCGCGTTGAACAATACGACCGAATTATGGATCGATCGCACCATTACCATGGCGATCTTCGTTAGCTGCAGCCTATTTTTCTATATCCTCTTCCAGGGCTACACGCTGACAAAGAGTGGCGAGACGTTTGGCAAATCGTTCTTTGGACTGAAGATCGTACGACGCGACGGCAAGCCCGCCAGTCTCGCGAGACTCGTTTTCGTCCGCTATTTTCCGCTCCTAGTCTATTGCAGCGTTTTCGTTTATATCGAACTGCTGGTCCGTCACGGCTTCGCAATCATCGCCTTGGCGTTTCTATTTTCCTGCCTGCTCGATCCGCTATTTATCTTCACCAAAGAAAAGCGGTGCCTGCACGATTACCTGGCTGACACCATCGTTGTGAAAGCTTAA
- a CDS encoding RDD family protein — protein sequence MVAALYSESESPSAELPSRWLRLGAAIIDLILVGIVFGVLESIVQALMITMKLEINSLELMLVLNFILNILFGLGAYLILNAYLLEKNGQTIGKMVCKIKIVGYDDRQIRPLAHILGLRVFPMMLIEQIPVIGPIAGIINVLMIFNQEKRCLHDFIAGTIVVKA from the coding sequence ATGGTCGCGGCTCTCTATTCCGAGTCGGAATCGCCCAGCGCCGAATTGCCGTCGCGTTGGCTACGACTGGGGGCGGCGATTATTGATTTGATTCTTGTCGGCATCGTTTTCGGCGTGCTCGAATCGATCGTCCAAGCGTTAATGATCACGATGAAACTGGAAATCAATTCGCTGGAATTGATGCTGGTGCTAAACTTTATTCTCAACATCCTCTTTGGTCTCGGCGCCTACCTCATCCTCAACGCCTATCTGCTGGAAAAGAACGGGCAAACCATCGGCAAGATGGTCTGTAAAATCAAGATCGTCGGCTACGATGACCGCCAGATTCGCCCACTCGCCCACATCCTGGGACTGCGCGTCTTCCCCATGATGCTAATCGAGCAAATCCCGGTGATCGGACCGATCGCCGGAATCATCAACGTGCTGATGATTTTCAACCAAGAGAAACGCTGCTTGCACGATTTCATCGCGGGGACAATTGTGGTGAAAGCGTGA
- a CDS encoding class I SAM-dependent methyltransferase: MSAESADLTDLHWLTSAEAAEIFAQQSQTQLSVAQLSQLNREAGPARATLISEQLELRQRGKAKFSRAGEMFFTRVGLEQATDEVIAAYKAKRFSTTAKVADLCCGVGGDLIAAAEGRSAVGVDLSPQLALIAGANCAAYGRSVATQSVDAASVDIATFDAWHCDPDRRAADRRTTQLDSFSPTTEQLAALLDQNPNAAIKLAPATQVPQQWRDGAELEWISSRRECRQLIAWFGALAGKSTGRRATHIDRDGAVSTFVSAGDASLQVAAKVGDYVMEPDPALLAANLVDHFAAQHQLGRLLPRSVYLTGDAPIDSALVATFQVREQLPIDRKSLSKKLQEQGIGRVELKVRGLDIRPEEFLKKLRLSGDKAATVILTPTPSGNRAILCERI; this comes from the coding sequence ATGTCCGCCGAATCCGCCGACCTCACTGATCTCCACTGGCTCACCAGCGCGGAAGCGGCCGAAATCTTTGCGCAGCAGTCGCAAACGCAACTTTCGGTAGCCCAGCTCTCGCAACTCAATCGCGAGGCAGGCCCCGCTCGAGCGACGCTGATTTCCGAGCAACTGGAACTTCGCCAGCGCGGCAAAGCGAAGTTCTCGCGGGCCGGCGAAATGTTCTTCACCCGCGTTGGGCTCGAACAAGCGACCGACGAAGTGATCGCCGCCTATAAAGCGAAGCGATTCAGCACGACGGCCAAAGTCGCCGACCTGTGCTGCGGCGTCGGCGGTGACCTGATAGCGGCGGCCGAAGGTCGATCGGCCGTTGGCGTCGATCTTTCGCCGCAACTGGCGCTGATTGCCGGGGCGAACTGCGCCGCTTACGGACGAAGCGTCGCCACGCAATCGGTCGACGCGGCGTCGGTCGACATCGCAACGTTCGACGCTTGGCACTGCGATCCTGATCGCCGCGCCGCCGATCGCCGCACCACGCAGCTCGATTCTTTTTCGCCCACCACCGAACAGCTTGCCGCATTACTTGATCAGAACCCAAACGCCGCGATCAAACTGGCGCCGGCGACGCAAGTTCCGCAGCAGTGGCGCGATGGCGCGGAGCTCGAATGGATTAGCAGTCGCCGCGAATGTCGCCAACTGATCGCCTGGTTTGGGGCGCTCGCCGGCAAATCGACAGGACGTCGTGCGACGCATATCGATCGAGACGGCGCGGTCAGCACTTTTGTCTCCGCTGGCGATGCATCGCTGCAAGTCGCAGCAAAGGTTGGCGACTACGTGATGGAGCCTGACCCGGCTCTCTTGGCCGCCAACCTGGTCGATCATTTCGCCGCCCAGCATCAGTTGGGACGGCTCTTACCGCGCAGCGTTTACCTGACGGGCGACGCCCCAATCGACTCGGCGCTCGTCGCCACCTTTCAGGTCCGAGAGCAATTGCCGATCGATCGCAAGTCGCTCTCGAAAAAGCTGCAAGAGCAGGGGATCGGCCGCGTCGAACTGAAGGTCCGCGGGCTCGATATTCGCCCCGAGGAATTTCTGAAAAAACTCCGACTTTCTGGAGACAAGGCGGCGACGGTTATTCTGACGCCGACCCCAAGCGGCAACCGAGCGATTCTTTGTGAGCGGATTTAA
- a CDS encoding DUF6690 family protein: MIRRNLTYAAIMAACFGGPYTYFNPEARQKAEAIWNQVSAYIPSGETAKATESPVASIEAPSTSPVQLPSDQPNPFVPPSLTGDGANIPLAGPPVYDFLEVFNFNADARWVSTRWPRVSTTLADLNLEGLRAPLVTGSQFDDLAGSITYYFDRDGHVQRITFHGTTGDERRLVDMLTRHFGFKHEPTLDAGLYLVKWNGDPTSVLMLRNATIINAAQPHTRLNVALEINRPSRYYGLSPQMAETVEQAKSAQRWGKP; the protein is encoded by the coding sequence ATGATCCGCCGCAATCTGACTTACGCCGCGATAATGGCCGCGTGTTTCGGCGGTCCTTATACGTACTTCAATCCGGAAGCTCGCCAAAAAGCGGAAGCAATTTGGAACCAGGTCAGCGCCTATATCCCCTCGGGCGAAACAGCGAAAGCGACTGAGAGCCCCGTAGCTTCAATTGAAGCTCCCAGCACGTCGCCGGTTCAACTGCCCTCAGACCAGCCCAACCCATTCGTTCCGCCGTCACTAACCGGCGATGGGGCGAACATCCCGCTTGCCGGACCGCCGGTCTACGACTTCCTGGAAGTCTTCAACTTCAACGCCGACGCCCGTTGGGTCTCGACCCGTTGGCCTCGCGTTTCGACGACGCTGGCCGACTTAAACTTGGAAGGACTCCGTGCGCCGCTGGTGACCGGTTCGCAGTTTGACGACCTGGCCGGCTCGATCACCTACTACTTCGATCGGGACGGACACGTCCAGCGGATTACGTTTCACGGCACGACCGGCGATGAACGCCGCCTGGTCGACATGCTGACGCGTCACTTTGGATTCAAGCACGAACCGACGCTCGACGCGGGGCTTTACCTAGTGAAATGGAACGGCGATCCGACCAGCGTCTTGATGCTCCGCAACGCGACGATCATCAACGCGGCGCAGCCTCACACGCGACTGAACGTCGCGCTGGAGATTAATCGCCCGTCGCGCTACTATGGACTGAGCCCGCAAATGGCCGAAACGGTTGAGCAGGCCAAGTCCGCACAGCGCTGGGGTAAGCCATAG
- a CDS encoding PDZ domain-containing protein → MRYVILTLAALLAAPALGHAQSAFEQLQNLIRPPGDPAPTPAPANPGYLGATLDNMAEDAPDTGVVVLKVNPGGPAEKAGLAAGDRVVSLETVAVTSLDQFARLMRNQVPGSRVKMTVERNGEPQAILVTLGNRPGEPEALPPPANMNNNPPATGNSNNPLDPLGLEDNGPNPPAANPLTAQRGKLGVRVVPVTDQYREATGASVRRGAVVESVSPGSAAAFAGIPVGSVIVALNNRRINEPADLLNILATMPQDRDVPIGYYVGNRLLQSNVRLDGQPPSLVNETPNSLPQQGPFANRPAMQMLNRALSELGANPIPSVEEQAENSQLRSRIAELEAEVTRLRTLVSELQAQKSGQNQ, encoded by the coding sequence ATGCGATACGTAATCCTGACCCTGGCGGCCCTGTTGGCGGCTCCCGCTTTGGGACATGCTCAATCCGCCTTTGAACAGCTGCAGAACCTGATTCGTCCCCCGGGAGATCCGGCGCCAACTCCGGCCCCCGCCAATCCCGGCTACCTGGGCGCGACTCTCGATAACATGGCCGAAGACGCTCCCGACACCGGCGTCGTCGTCCTAAAGGTCAATCCCGGCGGTCCGGCCGAAAAGGCGGGCCTGGCAGCGGGAGACCGGGTCGTTTCGCTCGAAACGGTCGCGGTGACCAGTCTCGATCAGTTCGCGCGTCTGATGCGGAATCAGGTCCCCGGCTCACGCGTCAAAATGACGGTCGAGCGGAACGGCGAACCGCAGGCGATCCTGGTTACGCTCGGAAATCGTCCGGGCGAACCTGAAGCGCTTCCGCCGCCGGCCAACATGAACAACAATCCCCCGGCCACCGGAAACAGCAACAACCCGCTCGATCCGCTCGGCCTGGAAGACAACGGCCCGAATCCCCCCGCCGCGAATCCGTTGACTGCACAGCGCGGCAAGCTCGGGGTCCGAGTCGTTCCGGTGACCGATCAATATCGAGAAGCGACCGGCGCCTCGGTCCGCCGCGGCGCGGTGGTCGAAAGCGTCTCGCCCGGAAGCGCCGCCGCGTTTGCCGGCATCCCGGTCGGCTCGGTAATCGTGGCCCTCAACAACCGCCGCATCAACGAGCCGGCAGATCTGCTCAACATCCTGGCGACGATGCCGCAAGACCGGGACGTGCCGATCGGCTACTACGTCGGCAATCGTTTGTTGCAGTCGAATGTGCGTCTCGACGGCCAACCGCCGTCGCTGGTGAACGAGACTCCCAACTCGCTGCCGCAGCAGGGACCGTTCGCCAATCGCCCGGCGATGCAAATGCTGAATCGGGCGTTGTCGGAACTCGGGGCCAATCCGATTCCGTCGGTCGAAGAGCAAGCGGAAAACTCGCAGCTGCGTAGCCGCATCGCCGAACTCGAAGCGGAAGTGACCCGTTTGCGGACGCTGGTTAGCGAACTTCAGGCCCAAAAGAGCGGCCAGAATCAATAG
- a CDS encoding GNAT family N-acetyltransferase — MQRISTEMLTVDRADPSCYGAAIWMVFGGKMRRAMAGRLAAILQAQRQGRVSFEGLFVARRGERIVGAAWGTEQPGRFATMWPARVVPSESPAVAKLLMQTAAKFVTGLDISIAQCLIAPNAVSDQRLLEEAGFRAVTDLEYLFIQTGQARADYLQPSLKGVPFRQTEDAADDLIATYPGTLDCPEFEGLRPIHDVIDGYRDTGAFELSLWQRLEYDGQPAGVMILAPTPDYQAMEVVYLGLRPEMRNRGLGKAAVQLALAEAQRRGIDRLLLAVDQRNEPAIRSYSACGFLGYETRRLLVLRVSESTAASFATHATT; from the coding sequence ATGCAAAGAATTTCCACCGAAATGCTGACCGTCGATCGAGCTGATCCATCTTGTTATGGCGCCGCCATTTGGATGGTCTTCGGCGGGAAAATGCGTCGCGCCATGGCGGGACGTTTGGCGGCGATTTTGCAGGCCCAGCGCCAAGGGCGAGTCAGCTTTGAAGGGCTGTTCGTCGCTCGCCGCGGAGAGCGGATCGTTGGCGCCGCTTGGGGAACCGAGCAACCAGGACGCTTTGCGACGATGTGGCCCGCTCGGGTAGTCCCCAGCGAATCGCCTGCCGTAGCGAAGTTGCTGATGCAGACGGCGGCCAAGTTCGTCACCGGGCTCGACATCTCGATCGCACAGTGTCTGATCGCCCCGAACGCGGTCAGCGACCAGCGTCTGCTGGAAGAGGCCGGCTTTCGAGCGGTCACCGATTTGGAATATCTGTTCATACAAACGGGGCAGGCTCGTGCTGATTATCTGCAGCCCAGTTTAAAGGGGGTTCCGTTTCGCCAAACGGAAGATGCCGCCGACGATTTGATCGCCACCTATCCGGGGACGCTTGATTGCCCCGAGTTTGAAGGTTTGCGTCCGATTCACGATGTGATCGACGGATATCGCGACACCGGCGCCTTTGAGTTGTCACTTTGGCAACGGCTTGAGTATGACGGACAACCGGCGGGCGTGATGATTTTGGCCCCCACTCCGGACTACCAGGCGATGGAGGTCGTCTATTTGGGGCTGCGACCGGAAATGCGCAACCGCGGTCTTGGAAAAGCGGCGGTGCAGTTGGCGCTGGCCGAAGCGCAGCGACGTGGAATTGATCGCCTTCTTTTGGCGGTTGATCAGCGCAACGAACCGGCGATTCGCAGCTATTCGGCGTGCGGATTCCTCGGGTATGAAACGCGTCGTTTGCTGGTTTTGCGGGTGTCGGAATCGACTGCCGCTTCATTCGCGACGCACGCGACGACGTAA
- a CDS encoding DnaA ATPase domain-containing protein produces MEDIDLDTLSALRISLVERIGQERFDLWFNSSAQLRLDRDQLVIEAASQFTIDFLRRNFRDQIDAAVAETMPGSTVIQYRIAADKSGPKASKKNGSTDEPTTRESKVEARQDLSRRRKFSSLEELIVGECNKFASTAASMIMNRPGEINPLFICGPQGSGKTHLLEGIYGEARRSRKFERVVYLSAEQFTTYFLDALNGAGVANFRRKYRDADLLIIDDVQFFAGKRATRTELLHTLDSITRRGGQVVLAADKRPTELSALGPELIARFSGGLVCEVHELDRDTRRQMAENLCASRDMNASKGLLDWLADHLPGDARLMSGAMNRLWATAMSLGRDADVAMAESALADMVRACTPIVRLADIEEAVCKSFGVDAKMLRSASKSRKASHPRMLAMWLARKYTKAALSDICQFFARKSHSTVISAEKKVNEWIKQSKSLQLSDSAIHVSDAIRRCETELKLG; encoded by the coding sequence ATGGAAGACATCGATCTCGATACCCTGTCCGCTTTGCGCATCTCGCTTGTCGAGCGCATCGGACAGGAACGGTTCGACCTCTGGTTCAATTCGAGCGCTCAGCTCCGATTGGATCGCGACCAACTGGTCATTGAAGCGGCCAGCCAATTTACGATTGATTTCCTTCGTCGTAATTTCCGCGATCAAATCGACGCCGCCGTCGCCGAAACGATGCCCGGCTCGACGGTAATCCAGTATCGGATCGCCGCGGACAAGTCTGGTCCCAAGGCGAGCAAGAAAAATGGATCGACCGATGAGCCGACCACGCGAGAAAGCAAGGTCGAAGCTCGTCAGGATCTCAGCCGTCGCCGTAAGTTCTCTTCTCTCGAAGAACTGATTGTCGGCGAATGCAACAAGTTCGCGTCGACCGCCGCGTCGATGATCATGAACCGACCGGGCGAGATCAATCCGCTCTTCATCTGCGGACCGCAAGGCTCGGGCAAGACGCACCTGTTGGAAGGGATCTACGGCGAAGCTCGCCGCAGCCGCAAGTTTGAGCGAGTCGTCTATCTTTCGGCCGAACAGTTTACGACCTACTTCCTTGACGCGCTCAATGGCGCCGGCGTGGCCAACTTCCGTCGGAAGTATCGCGACGCCGACTTGCTGATCATCGATGACGTCCAGTTCTTCGCCGGCAAACGGGCCACGCGAACCGAACTGTTGCACACGCTCGATTCGATCACGCGTCGTGGCGGACAGGTGGTGTTGGCGGCTGACAAACGCCCGACGGAACTTTCGGCGCTTGGACCGGAACTGATCGCTCGCTTCTCCGGCGGTCTGGTTTGCGAAGTGCACGAGCTCGATCGCGACACGCGCCGCCAGATGGCGGAAAACTTGTGCGCCTCGCGCGACATGAACGCTTCCAAAGGATTGCTCGATTGGCTAGCGGATCATTTGCCAGGGGACGCTCGACTGATGTCTGGGGCGATGAATCGGCTATGGGCGACTGCGATGTCCTTGGGACGGGATGCGGACGTCGCAATGGCGGAAAGTGCGCTGGCCGACATGGTCCGAGCCTGCACGCCGATCGTCCGTTTGGCCGACATTGAAGAAGCGGTTTGCAAGTCGTTCGGCGTCGACGCTAAAATGCTGCGTAGCGCCAGTAAGTCGCGTAAGGCGAGTCATCCCCGGATGTTGGCGATGTGGTTGGCCCGAAAGTACACGAAGGCCGCCCTTTCCGATATCTGCCAGTTCTTCGCTCGGAAGAGTCATAGCACGGTGATTTCGGCCGAGAAGAAGGTGAACGAGTGGATCAAGCAGTCGAAAAGCCTGCAGCTTTCCGATAGTGCGATTCATGTGAGCGATGCGATCCGCCGCTGCGAGACGGAGTTAAAGCTGGGCTAA
- a CDS encoding SMI1/KNR4 family protein has translation MALDEILTLVPPPAETVDTLGDWSIAEKEFGLTFPADYKQFIETYGSGEFQRGLIISNLLTQEGRDRVREDLARYEELKEACEHEYILYPECPGLFPWGSDSNGHLYCWWTEGEPDEWGIVQLFHGYEDDPLEIVPGPITSFFVRFMSNAYSNMLGGIEFEPDQLRFTRGPQPV, from the coding sequence ATGGCTCTGGATGAAATTCTTACGCTCGTTCCGCCCCCAGCTGAAACGGTCGACACCTTGGGCGATTGGTCGATCGCCGAAAAAGAGTTCGGCCTGACGTTTCCGGCTGACTACAAGCAGTTTATCGAGACCTACGGCTCCGGCGAGTTTCAGCGTGGTCTCATCATCTCCAATCTGCTGACGCAAGAAGGACGCGACCGCGTTCGTGAAGATCTTGCACGCTACGAAGAGCTGAAAGAGGCCTGCGAGCACGAATACATTCTCTATCCCGAGTGCCCTGGGTTGTTTCCCTGGGGAAGCGACTCTAACGGCCATCTTTACTGCTGGTGGACCGAAGGGGAGCCGGATGAGTGGGGAATTGTGCAGCTATTTCACGGCTACGAGGATGACCCGCTGGAGATCGTGCCGGGGCCGATTACCTCGTTTTTCGTCCGTTTTATGAGCAACGCCTATTCGAACATGTTGGGGGGCATCGAGTTCGAGCCCGATCAGCTCCGTTTTACCCGCGGCCCCCAACCGGTCTAG